Part of the Rhineura floridana isolate rRhiFlo1 chromosome 8, rRhiFlo1.hap2, whole genome shotgun sequence genome is shown below.
ggcTAGGATTATAGCTGTAATCTGGTTAATGTGTTAATAATTGTGAATAATTATAGGATATACAGCATATGTTCAGAAGAATAAATTTCTCCCTTGAGTAAAGAGCGATgtcggggggaggggagaaaatctGGAAAACATTATTCACAAGGTAGGTGGGGATAGGGCCCAATAATGTGTAGACAAGCCcttcttttcttcccttttttttgAGACTGATGTTTGTCCCTCACACGCAGAAAGAGGTTGTAGGGTGAATACAGACAGCACATTGGCAAATGGTATCTTGCAGCCTGATTCTATATCTACCTAGAAACTAGTTTTACTGAAATCATTGCacacttacttagaagtaagctgcATAGGAGTGACGCATTAGTGCAGGGTTGCCAACCTTTGGGGGCCAGTGGGTGCATCTGGAATGTTGATAAAGTATTTtggccaccagtcacaaaatggctgctgtggggccaTGGCATAacccaaaatggttgccatgtctaaaagagcaaaacaacaacaacagaagtcaggaccacaaaatggtgtgggcatgccCCCCCCATCAAGGGGGGAGGTAGACTTCTCCATCAGCCACCTGCATGCTTGCCCACAGAGTGAAGCTGTTTGTACCTTTGTTTTGTTCAGATtgaaagggagggtgggtgtccaatcctggcatttaATTAAATATGGGCATTCAATGTAGGGGAGCCCAAGCCAGTGCATACAGGAACTGAGCAGCAAGAGCAAATAGTCtccatgcattgtggatttttgaggggacatTTGCTGAGACCTTTTGTGGGTGACATAGGAGATATTGGTGCCTGCAGGAGTGACCCCTCCCTTAATACATTTAACAGTCTGAGCCTATACAGATGATCAAATTTCCTCAGCTAGAACTATCAGAAAGGAGGGGGTTTGCCTTATGTCAAGTTCAGATATGTGTTTGACATCTCTTACAATATATCATCATTGCCATCTTAAACAAAACATAAGTATATACTCCTACATTTGCTTATATTAATCTCTTGTTACTTTGGGTAGAACCtgttggttccagtgcatctccacctctcctgaaaatgggggcacgcaATGCTACTCAAACCTCTCCCTTTTTCACTGTAAAACttgatgggagcagcttgagtgctttttaaaaaaattcagcttcaaagagatttcacaactgattggctgaTCAGTCCATTCCCCCAccaggtatggctaatggaaCTCCCCGCTCCGCACGGTACTTACCGGCTGCGGGGCGAGATTTGTGGCCTggggtgaagccctagccgccatttagaggaagggcaggcgcgcCAGGACTGGCATGTCATCAAGGCACGCTGCGGGCGACGAGCGGCCGAGTCTATTTAAGCTCGCgccggcccctcaccctcctcttcttcttcggcacccgccctaccctccctctgctgcagtgtgattaatttggtcgcttcggggccgactaggaatttttggcttgcctgtgctttagccggcgggtttcttttgcctactccatactgtagttagcagtgagggtgctcagggttagcacgggtgcatttctggttattaggttgatttggctgtttgatcttaatatcttaattggtcgctttatggcaaggaagtgcgggaaagtgtaaaggtaaaggcctgcagctccgggttatacggcccgagggcaggatacgggtcgcctttggggccaacatgtctcatccactcagagtttcagggcaccgggggcaggcggtgatgcaggttggccttcctacacaccctatgggtgtggtcagggcaaggggttggcagattggcagccccttgcctggcaggggttgaattgccccaatagctgcaagcaggctttgcctgactcaccaggagaatcccgcacttatgttcccctctgtaggttcgttatgcaatgtgaatttggttaataaagttgcccgttatttaacccaaatatatattgtgtctgtgtcttatttcacccctgggccacaaatgctttgctctggagactagtgtgttcacagcctttgttttcattttttcctgTACCTTCCCTTGTTTTCTTCTCTGTAGAaacttagattgtaagctcctcaaTGTATGGTCTTCTTCCACCTTCCCTTATATGCCATTAAAGCTGCTATGTAAATAATACCCTCACAAGGTTAGTGGCATATTAGGTGAAGATATAAGGTAAAATGGACACGTGTGCCCAATTTGTTTATTTTCATCTTTGTTTGGGCTCAGCCCTGGAGCTTGTGAAAGGTTTATATAAAAGAGTGCACCTGAACATATTTAGAGTGCATTTGAAGCCCCACTGAGTAACTGCAGTCATACCCTGCAATGATTTGGTCTTTGGAGAAAGGTTTCCAGCTCAGAAGAAGTGCTGTATGGGGCCCTGAACTATCACCTTCATTTACAAATATGTCTTAGAAGCATTGCTCTTTGCATAATTGCTGGTGTTGTAGGGGCTTCCTCTTTCTATATGTGAAAAACACTTGTTTTCCATTTCTGCTGCAGTCTTTCacatacttacctaggagtaaatcccattgaactcaaaggggTTCTGAGTAGAAGACTTGTAGATCTGTACAGTTGCCTGCAGTAACCACCCCTTAACTTCCTTGAATCTCTTGGTCAAATTAGATACAAagtaggaacctgtggcccttcagatgttattgaattacaactctcatcattctgtACAATTGGCCGTGTTGCTTAAAGCTATTGAAAATTAGAGtccacatctggagagctacaggtgccctgcttttcttgtttttactaatgttctttgttttaaaaaaaaacccggtgtgtggttggtttgtttttttaaaaaatagaagatcAGAGAAGTGgcaagatgggggtggggagagtggtATTTATCCTTTCATTGTACATTTCACCTCAAAGCTGCTATTAGCTCTGTGGGGAGAGACATAGAGGTGGTCTTAGATCTTGGAAACAATGTTGGGGGAAATGCAGAAAATATCCCTTCCCCAGTGTCACTTCCCCGATGTGCGCGCATGGATCCTGATCCTGGACCTCTGGCATCATTGAGCCTTCTGATTACTTGTGTACTCAAGGGTTTAACATGGGAGTAGGAAGGTTTATATCTCTGGGTTGATTAGGGATTGGACTTTATCCTGTTAAAGCTTACACAATTCTCTCGAGATAGAAGTGTTTATTACCCTGGGAACACAAAAGATGAACAAAGTTCAGAATCCATTGTAAGGAAGCAGTAGTATGAGAGGTGGGAGAGTATGTAGCAGTTTGTGACTGTAGTATCATGGGATGCCTTTGAGGGCTTTTGTAAACAGTGTTGACATAACTTTGGAAAAAGCCTCCAATATCTGTAGTAGTTTGCAAGACCTTGTGAAGTGATTTAGTTGCTTCTGAGAAGTCTGCTTGTTGCCCATAAGTCACTCACAATTTGTTGTTTTTTGTGCTGTTGAAATAACATCTGAAAGAAAGCCTTATTGACTGGAATGTGTACTAATGGAACTGCAACATGTGAATGCAGAAAAATAATGCTTCTGGCTGTATCACCCAAAGATACACATGACAGAGGGCTGGGACtggccttttttatttatttgggcaTTTTTATGCCTCCTTGTACATTAGTTTCAAGGGGGGGAAGAATTATGCAAAAGAAATCAACAATAATGTCACAGTACACAGTTTTATCATGTAGCTATTAACGAAAAAGCGGAGGTAAAACATAACAAAATTAAACACCATCAAATGTCTCGAGACTCAActatgggtgctttcacactgcactttattccgttattctgatgatttatttcctgttaaattgcgCATAAATTGTttgctttcacacgacataacgggtagctccggaattctggtggaatgtagtggaagtttagcgctaatttccgcaataaatgataccagaaaaattccgatagcaggctgggaacccagaagattgcgggggttttgcgctagctgccgctgctcacatgacagccatcccagcatgcagtgcgttcctgcccttaccaacagccctcccagcatgaaGCCTTTGCGCACTGCTGCGCCACCGGCGCCGTGCCTCCCAgccaatcccagctgctcctgagagcagcctgtgctgctgctgcttgtgctcgaCCAGAGCCTCTGCTCCTGTGctaccgcgcctctcagctgatcgtgatcaCGCCTTTTTCAAACACCCCCatgcagaaggaacaagcagagcttttgaatagaaaaggcgggaaaagaagcagtcttctaacggccgcggtaggtgagagtgctgtgtgaaagaccattgcgcgaaatgccgctaaatcggtactgcagtgtgaaagggattttttaaatctGGAACGAAGTGCTagatttttaatctgttaaactagcgctattagccccatgtgtgaaagcagcctatgtcTTTAAAAGGTGCCAAAACATTGCCAGTGTTGTAGCAAGAGATCACAGGCAAGCACCATCTACAGCAGCCCCAGCCCTTCAGAGATAATAGTATTATTGCACGAATTGTTTAAGGACGTTTGCACATAAGGCTGAAAGCTCAAAAATAATTTTGTAATGCGTATATACATTGACCAAAATACTAATTTGCATGGTAAATGCCTTATCTTGCATTTCTCTTCCACATTAACAACAGTGAGCAGAAGTGGGGCCCAAAGGCTCTGTGTGAAAATGCATTATTAAACCTCAAGGCATTTAATGTTCTTAGATGTTACTTGTATTTTCATTTCTcccagattattttttttaatgtttttctcttgtggcttcaaaatttccagaacttTTACGTTTCTTTACTGGTGATACAGTAAACAATTTTGTGTCTCATGTCTTTTGCAGGCttggcaggatgctggacttgttCTTTCAACCACAAGTAATGAGGCCTGTCAAATGTATGATGCTACCCTGGCTCAGGTAGGAATTAGGAAAATATTATTGCAGACCTTGCAATgcaattgtactgccttcaagtcgattccgacttatggcgaccctatgaacagggttttcatgaggctgagaggcagtgactggcccaaggtcaccaagggagcttcatggctatgtggggattcgaaccctggcctcccaggtcgtagtccaacactttaaccactacaccacccttaCTGGGCACAAAAGcattgttaattttatttttttaccctCTTTGAATGTCGGATACAATTTTCCCCATATATTTTGGGTGGAAgtaataaaagaaaacaaattttaaagAGGGGTAGTTGTTTTAGTCTTTGAGGTATCACAAGAGTCtttgttttttgctgccacaggctaaggctgcaatccagtacatgtctactcagggttcagtggaacttcctcccaggtaagtgcgtattggattgcagcctaagaggttTATTGTAACAAACTTTTGCAGGCCAGATTTCATTTCAGGAAGTTGCCCTCCCATGGGAAATTCACAAGATTAACTTCTTGATTGTGTGAACTAAATGCAGTCAATAAGTAAACCTAGAATGATTAAGCATAATATTTGAAGAAGTCTTCCAACAGCAATCCTTGATGTAAGTGAAGAAATTCCTCCCTTTTAATCATTGTTGTTAGGATATAGTATTAGTAGTTAGAATATAGTAAAAGatacagttgctgctgctgtttatgtCTGGGAGATATTAATTTTGCTAATCCATCTAAAGCAATCTTGAACTCGACTCGAGAATAACTGGGTTAATCTGTCCTACAGAAACAAGAGTTAAAGTTGGCTAGTTATTTTGATTGTAGTATTAATGGAACTAAGACAGTGGCATTAAGAATATTCCCATGGATTGCCCTGTCTGACAGAAgctaaaatttattaaatttgttttcTGCTTACTGTGTAAGATTCATTTGCATGAGAGAATGAGAAGAAAATCAGTGTTTGTTCTTTATATTTGTTACAGTATGTGACCTGGACGAATGATAAAAGCCTAGGGGGCATTGAAGGATCTCTCTCAAAACTACAGGCAGCTGATCCTATGTTTTGTAAGTAAGAAAATGATTTTAGTGCATCGGTGTGTCCTAAGTGGTTATCTTGTAATTAAAAACATGAAGAATTGGCcaaataaagagagagagagaatcagtagaacattttattttatttgggccCACCAAATAAAACTCTACTGAGTTCCTAATGATTGTACTCGGACATTATGCTAAACCAGTGGCTCATCTGCCTGTCCATTCTCTCTCCTGAACTCCTCCATCAACTGCATGAGAgaagaagcttttgcttccacttTTAGCTAACTGTGATTTGTTGTTTCATCTGAACAGAAAAAACTGATTAACACTACCTATagttaatttaattaaaatgatttttgaATCTATATCGGCCATAGTAGATTTTTGTTAAAATCTtagcttttctttttcatttaaagGTTAATGTTTCTGGTCTTCCTGGCTTTGAATATACGATGCAAAATATTTTGGATGTGATTCTCGAtgctaaatatatatttttgtcctTCTATGTAAAAGCCTTCTTTTATGTTTGAAGAACAAATTATTATATAATGaaaagatggggaaccttttttcattccttcaggggtaatctgttgggggccacatgccggtggtgggtggggccagagccaaatgTGGGTGGGATCACCTgattttctctttctccctctttctgccacctccttctctccctccccaccaagtaTTTGCCAGTGGAAGGATAGATCGTTCTTGCAGTAAGTCTGAACTGATCATTTGCAGCTAAGGCTTTCACCTCTGTCTCATTCCATTACTCCATCTCttttggcttcctcctcctcatttccTTCCAGGCTCCCCCTATCTGCATGAATTAGGTCAGGGACTGCAGGTTCCACACCCTGGTGTAACCTTTTGCCTAAAgttttttacttttgatttgaTTTTCAGCAATGGGTCATGTGATTGCTAATGGTTTGGTTCTGATCGGTACTGGGAGTTCAGTGCGGCTAGACAGAAAACTAGATAATGCAATAAAGAAAATGGTGGCACTGTCACAGTCTCAACCATTGACTGAACGGGAGAAGTTACATGTGTCTGCATTGGAGCTCTTTGCTAATGGGTAAGCCCTTGGTTTTAGGCTTTGAAGTTGGAAAAACTTTTGCCTTTTCTGTAAAACCTAGCTCTCTCAAAATCTATAATTGTCTATGTTGTAAAAAAGCTTGAATTTGGGTACTTGCCCCCctccttttaaaacatttctggtTTTGCTTTGTAACTCagaaatttctttctttctttgccgaACAGTATCTCTCCAGCGCCTACCCTTGGAATGAGGCACAATGTTACTCATTGTTATTGAGTGGCTTTACTAGATGCGCACCCTCAGCGGCACTTAGATTGGAATGTGGGATCATTTCAATGGAATGCCAAGCTTGGCTGGCGACTGTAAACTATTGGGTTAAAATATCAACCAAAAATACATCTGGCCTTTTATCTCTGTTCTGGAATGATAACTGCCCATCCAAATGGAACAATAAACTGGAAATGAAACTATTGCAAATGGGCCTCTCAAAGGAATACTTACTAGCCCACTCCCCAAGCGATGCTTTAGCTATAATACGTGCACGAATTAAGGATATTGACTATCAAACCTCAATCTCAAAGGCTTCTAAAATATGCTCCCCACTGTACTTGAAATTAAACCTTCTCCCCGAAAAACTTAGTTCTTATTTAGATTTGCTTACAATTCCCAAATTCCGCCTAGCATTCTCTAAAGCTAGGTTCAACTCCTTATATTCTGTGCTTTTGGAAGGGAGGTTCAGGGGGGTCGCCTATGAGCAGCGTGTTTGTCCCTGTGGTGCTGGTATTGAAACCCTCCAACACAGCTTTTTTTCATGTCCTTTGTATTCTCAGATTCGCTTTAAGTATCTTAATGACTTATTGCTAAAAACATCTTCTAAATCATCTGAAGCTACCATTGTTTACTTGCTATCTGGCTCCGATAAAGAAATCACTCTCCAAGTTACTAAATTTGTCCATGCGGCCTAGCAGAAATGTATTTCTCTTACATGTTCTTAATTCTTGCTGTTTGcattttttccccctcttctctaTATACATTCCTGTATTGCTTTCAAAcatgggtctatgactgtaaataaagaattCTATTCTAGAGTGGCTTTACGGACCAACCCAAACATCTAATCCCACAAACGGGAACTTGGTGCTTGGTGGGCTGTGTTTGGCTCAATGGATCACAAGTTGTGTAAACAAATGGTTCTTTAAAACAAATAAGCCATGAATTATCAGTAACAAATATTATTTAAGTAGCATTTTatgcctttaaaaataataaggtGGGCAGCAGTATCAAGCAGCAATGCATGGAaacccacaaaagttactagccggTAAAAACAACTTTTACTAGCCCTCCTGTCCAGACAAGTGTTAATAATCTGTTGCCTAAAAGAAAATAGAGCATTTCTACCTGGTCATCTGCATGAAATTCTTACAGAGAGCAGGTCAAGTGAATGGATATTGATATACCTTCTAGGAACTACTAACCTGTGTGGCTTTTCCCTCTGTAGGCAGCTCCCAAAAGCTTGTGATACCTGGGATCAAATTTTACAGAACCACCCAACTGACTTGTTAGCCCTCAAATTTGCACATGATACTTATTTTTACTTGGGACATCAAACACAGATGAGGGACTCTATTGCCCGAGTCTATCCTCACTGGACACCAGATATTCCTCTTAGTAGGTAAGATCATTTTGCTTCAGCTGCTCTCTCTCATTCTTCTGGGTCAAAAAACATCAGATAAGAAATGTCAGGTGGATCATACCCTAGTTCCTCAGTGATACTGCTATCCagcatgtttatttttttatttaaacaatttttttatcctgctgttcagccaaaaaaggcttcCAGATCAGTTTACAGGCTTACAGTTTAAAAGTATATGTAATCGGCACATCCCAGTCTTAGAGAAACATTTGTAATAAGAAAGTAAATTTATTTCAGAATAGATTTCCCCCCAGTACTATTGTTCTTATGCAAGTTGGACATGTGACAAAATGTTGCCAAGTGGAGAGCTCCTTTTGGTTGTTCCCATCAGGCAGCTGTGTCGTCCTCCAGGATACCATTCCGTTCCCACTTCCACCTGCTTTTCAGGTCCTCCCCCTCAGGCACTCAGCATTCAGAACCCACTGATTGCACTTAATCGTCATTGGGCTATTTGTTCTCCAAAGTTGGGTTTTTTTCTTCGTATCTGATTAATAACTCAGGGTTCTCAGAATCTGCTAATATCTCCCTGTTGTGTGTGGTTGGTGCTGTTTGGTTGCGTGAGGGTTGGCAGTCATTTCTGAACttaagaaatagagggaatgattttGACTGGGTCTGACGCAGAGGGAATAGAAGGCTTGTGTGAGGGGATCCTGGAGGATGTGGTCAGTCTGGCTGTTCTGATGCAACACAGAGGCATCAGGACTGGAAGAGGAGCTGTGCAGAGACGCCATGCATTGGGAGAGCAGCTGGCAACTATTTAAAGGCCAGCACCCAGCCCAGGTCGCAGCGGAGagaagaaagaggagggggacagGAGTGAAAGAGGGAGAACACAGACCAGACAAGGATTCCAGGAGAGCAAGGAGAGAGATATGAGGGGGAAagacagaggaggtagaggatGAAGAGGTGAGGTACAAAGGGAATCTGCCTGCCTCAATGAGGACAATGAggagaaggaaagaggaagaTGATAGAAGGGTCTGGGGCTGTTCATCCCAGCAGTGAGCCAGGAAGAGGGGAGAAAAGTCTGACAGGAGAGGAAACTCTGCAAGGGGAAAGAGGGCAGAAAAGAGTGAGAGAAGAAACTGTGTGTGTAAATATCCAAACAGAATGGCATGCTGGGATGAAAGGGCATAGCTGAACCCCACGGGGGTGTTCTCTGAGAACAAGAGGACTCTCTGAGGACTCCTGGGACCAGAGGCAGGGATATAGCTGACATTTGTTTAAGGCTGAAGTGAGATTTGAGCAGGGGACTTCCCAGTGATACCTCACTTGCTCTCACTTTTGTTGAGAATAAAGTGTTGGTTTCCTGAATGCACTAATTTCTAGAGAGAACCTGTTAAAAATACCAGTCGTTGTGCAgtttataaaataaaatctttgtttttagattttatttattttaaatatttctcaaAGCAGTGCACATAGCACCGTTAATCTCATTTTGACTCTGTCAGTTTTTACCTTTTCTGTTTAGTTACTTAAAAGGCATGTACTCCTTTGGACTGATGGAAACCAATTTCTTTGATCGTGCTGAGAAGCTTGCCTATgaggtaaaaaagaaaaaggcagactTTGGTGTTGAAATATGGGGTTTTCAACTTAATTTTTGTGTCGGCGAGTGAGAGAGGCAATCAGTGGTAAGTTGGGCACTTATGCCAATCTAGCCCATCAAGAGCTAAAAGGAGGAGACTTCTCTTGGTTTCTTTAAGATCTCCTGGCTTCCCTAATTTACAGTAGCAGGAATGGATGGCATGGCTTGAGAGGCAGGTTAGACAACATACATATGAGTCTTATTTCGTCAGCTCACTCAGCCTCATTTTGCAATTCCCTTGATCCCTGCTTGCTCTCCTCATCACAAGCTGTTTCCTCTTAGCCTCCAACAGCCTCTCTCCAGAAACATTCTAGAATTCTTTTCCACTGCTTCTCAGTGGAGTATTCTAGTTTAGGTAATTCTTCAGTTGCCTCTAAAGTGGCATTCTCGCCGTGTAACTCAACCAAGGCCAAGTGCCATACATACTTTCCTAACTTCAGAAGAAATAGCACATTAGCTAACAAGTACACATTTTTCCTCTTAATCTTTTGTTAGGCTTTAGCTATCAACCAGACAGATGCATGGTCTGTCCACACTATAGCTCATgtgaatgaaatgaaagcagatcTGAAGAGTGGGCTGTCGTTTATGAAGCAAACTGAAAATAACTGGAAGGTAAAATACCTAGCTTTCTGAGATGGCTGCTTGCATTCTCTCACACTGAAAAAGCTTGCTTTACTATAAGTTCTtcatttactctctctctctctctctctctctctctttgtgcgtgtgtgcgcgcgcacgcacacactgcTATTCTGAGGTAAGTCAGataaaagggccttttcagtggttgcatcCACTCTCTAATTTGGGCTGATTCCATCTAATTTTTGGAAAGATGGCTAAATCCTTTCTATTACAGAGAATTTATGGGACAACTAGTTAATTTGCTTTTTCTTATctgtgttctgcttttatggggcAGGGGGCTACAGTTttgatattttattgtttgaAATAGTGTATTGTGTCCATTGGATTTTTATCATAAACTTGCCTTGGgatgtacattttaaaattgaaataaacATATAATGTTTTCAGAAGCAATGTAGTGTAGCTGTGAGTTGGAAAATCCCTGGTGCAAATATTTCCACAGTCACAAACTTGCTGAGTGTTGTTAGACAAGCTGCTATTCTATCAACCTCAGCCTTCCATCAGTAATATGGAAATAGTAATATCAGCCTATCCTACAGAGTTGGTGTAAGGATTAATGTTGCAAGACAGATCCTTGGAATTAGAATATATGGTGGCGTTCACATCAGAAACATGGGTAGACCAGGTCAAGTCCCATGGCATCTACTTGGCTATCCTTACTATAGAGATTCCTATGGTAACTCAGGAGCTTGAGTCCCTTCCATTTGTACAGTGCTTTGATTCTATTTTATGTTAATCATTCTTTTATCTTCCCTGGTTGCTGGGTTTACCAGCTTCTAGTTCTAAGAATGGTATGCTTTATTTGAATGGGCTAtcttggaccaaaatgaaggaggtgtgaaaattggaggcagaaacatcaataatttaagatatgcagacgataccatactcttagcagaaaccagtaatgatttgaaacgaatgctgatgaaagttaaagaggaaagcacaaaagcaggactacagctgaacgtcaaaaagactaaagtaatgacaacagaagagttatgtaactttacagttgacaatgaggacattgaacttgtcaaggattatcaatacctcggcacagtcattaaccaaaatggagacaatagtaaaaaaatcagaagaaggctaggactggggagggcagctgtgagagaactagaaaaggtcctcaaatgcaaagatgtatcactgaacaccaaagtcaggatcattcagaccatggtattcccaatctctatgtatggatgtgagagttgtacagtgaaaaaggcggataagagaaaaatcaactcatttgaaatgtggtgttggaggagagctttgtgcataccatggactgtgaaaaagacaaataactgggtgttaacacattaaaccagaactgtcactagaagctaaatgacGAAACTGacgttattatactttggacacataatgagaagacatgattcattagaaaagatgataacgctggggaaaacagaagggagtagaaaaaaaggaaggccaaacaagagatggattgattccataaacgaagcc
Proteins encoded:
- the TTC38 gene encoding tetratricopeptide repeat protein 38 isoform X2; amino-acid sequence: MRNPNHAYSQAWQDAGLVLSTTSNEACQMYDATLAQYVTWTNDKSLGGIEGSLSKLQAADPMFSMGHVIANGLVLIGTGSSVRLDRKLDNAIKKMVALSQSQPLTEREKLHVSALELFANGQLPKACDTWDQILQNHPTDLLALKFAHDTYFYLGHQTQMRDSIARVYPHWTPDIPLSSYLKGMYSFGLMETNFFDRAEKLAYEALAINQTDAWSVHTIAHVNEMKADLKSGLSFMKQTENNWKDSDMLACHNYWHWALYFIEKGDYEAALTIYDTHIAPRCQLSGTMLDVVDNCSMLYRLQLEGLKVGDRWKAVNQLTKKHARDHVLIFNDAHILMSSLGAQDHNTTHDLLTTLEELAQAPDEDHELNLVPKLGLPLLQAFIEFENGNYDKAVELLYPIRYQLVEIGGSNAQRDIFAQFLIHAALNCNSKANQKLARCLLIERDELRPNSPLTERLMRKTTALHALG
- the TTC38 gene encoding tetratricopeptide repeat protein 38 isoform X3, which codes for MASFRDCKAWQDAGLVLSTTSNEACQMYDATLAQYVTWTNDKSLGGIEGSLSKLQAADPMFSMGHVIANGLVLIGTGSSVRLDRKLDNAIKKMVALSQSQPLTEREKLHVSALELFANGQLPKACDTWDQILQNHPTDLLALKFAHDTYFYLGHQTQMRDSIARVYPHWTPDIPLSSYLKGMYSFGLMETNFFDRAEKLAYEALAINQTDAWSVHTIAHVNEMKADLKSGLSFMKQTENNWKDSDMLACHNYWHWALYFIEKGDYEAALTIYDTHIAPRCQLSGTMLDVVDNCSMLYRLQLEGLKVGDRWKAVNQLTKKHARDHVLIFNDAHILMSSLGAQDHNTTHDLLTTLEELAQAPDEDHELNLVPKLGLPLLQAFIEFENGNYDKAVELLYPIRYQLVEIGGSNAQRDIFAQFLIHAALNCNSKANQKLARCLLIERDELRPNSPLTERLMRKTTALHALG